GGTTATTGACGACAAACCACGTATTTGAATGGATACGCCACCGCCAGGCTGACCCGATATTTGTTGAACCACAACTCCGGCTACTTTTCCCTGCAGGGCCTGATCAAAAGTGGTGGGCTGGGTTTTGCGCAATTCGGTACCCGATATTGAACTTATAGAACCGGTAGCGTCTTTTCTGGGTACTTTGGCATAACCAATAACCACCACCTCATTTAAGTTGCTGGAGGTTGAATTTAGCTTAACGTTAATTGCACCGGCTTGTTTAACCGTTACCTCGCGAGGTGCATAACCCAAAAAGTTAAAAACAAGTACTTTTCCTGGTTCAGCAGCTATATTATAGCTACCATCAATGCTGGATACAGTTCCGAGGCCTGTGCCTTTAATTTTAATGCTTACTCCTGGTATTGGCGCACCATCGTCGGCACTTGTTATTTTGCCCGTAATATTTACGGTTTGTGCATGGGCAGAAATGTAAAGGAATATGCCCGCGATAATTAATGAAAACTGGTATTTCACTCTTCTTTGTAAATTTTTATCCATCTGGTAACAGGATTTTAAGGTTTGATAATTGGTTCATTGTCTCTTTTGGTTAGTGATTAATTGGTTTTTCTTTCATTCATAATTTATTTTTGTTATCATATTTTCCCGGGCAAATAAATACCCCAAAAAGCCATTTGAAACTACTCCGCGACTTCGTTTCCGCACATGATACTACTGTCCGAACAATCAGTAAAAAACTTCCGGTACAGCCAGACGCATGCTTACTAATTCAAAAAAAGTTAACTGTTGGTCCTATTGGTAATTGGTAAAACATTGTTCAAAGGCAACTTTTTTAAATACGTTGTCTTGAACTATATTCTGGGAGATGAAACTATGATAACTTAAAAAAGGAGAAGTGGCAGAGTTGAACAAAGATATAGACCAAATGTTCAACAGATCATAAAACATTATAAATAAGGTATTTAAACACAAAAACAGGACCTAATTATGCTTTGCCGACTATGGAAAATTAAATAATAATTTAGAATCACAGGTTTCAGTGAACTATTGGTCAACATTTGGAACCAAACACAAAATAGCCGATTGTTTAGACCATAGCTTGAAGAAGCAACTATGCGTAGGGCTGGCGCCAAGATTCATGAAATATACCATATTACATTATGCGTGCTGACATTACAGCCAATTTTTGTTGAAAGCGATTTCACAGGTATGCCCTCGCATCACTGCACGTTACGCTATTTAGACCAGCATCTGTTGCAAAAACGATATGGAAGTTATTCTTCTTCGGTTTGGGATAGTTTCTTTTGGCGAACAGAATTGATATAGGCAGAAGGAAGAGTCTTATACTCATCCTTGAATAACTTTGTAAAATATTTGGGGGTATTGAAGCCAACTTCGTAGCAAATCTGGCTAATTGTCATTTGGCTATTCTCGAGTAAATACACCGCTTTTTTTAGCCTTATAGAGCGGATAAATTCAACTGGGGATTTGCCTGTAAGCATCAAAACTTTGTTATATAATGATCCGCGGCTCATGTTCATTTTACGGCTCAATTCTTCTACCGAAAGGCTTTCGTTTAAGATATTGAGTTCGATATATTCGACAATACACCTTAACAGTTTCTCATCTTCGTTTTGTAAAGGTGTTTCCTGCAGTTGCACGTCCATTTGCTTTTTGTACGTTCGCTTATAGGTGTCCCGAAGGGTTAGGATATTTTTGATTTTTGAAAGAAGTATTTCGAAATTAAATGGTTTTGTCATGTAATCATTAGCGCCAATTTCCAAACCTTTTATTTGTTCTTCATCACCAGTTAATGCAGTTAGCAAAACAACGGGAATGTGCGATGTACGTTTATCATTCTTTAGTTTTTTGCATAACTCAATTCCCGTCATCTCGGGCATGCTGATATCACTTACAATAATATCCGGATGTTGCGAAAGAGCTTTTTGCCAGCCTTCCCTTCCGTTTGAAGCTTCGATTAAAAAGAATATATCTTTTAAATTGTCTTTCAGGTAAAAACGAAAATCATCGTTATCCTCAACTAAAAGAACCACCGGCATTTTATTTGCCCGTTGCTGTTTTGGTACGGTTTTAATTTCATTGTGGCTATCTTCACCCGGGTTCTCAATATCAGCCTCGTCGCCGGCTACTATATCCGTTTCCAGCCCTGCATAAATAACAAATGGCAGTTTAATGATAAAACAACTGCCGTGATCTGGCACACTCTCAACCGTTATTTCTCCTCCATGCATCTTCACGAACTCATGTGTAATTGCCAGGCCGATGCCGCTGCCTTGATTAATCATCGATCCAGGAATATCGTGTTGAAAAAAACGCTCGAAAATTTTACCTTGTTTTTCAAGCGGAATACCAATACCAGTATCAATCACCTTAATCTCAAGCGGGGCGTCGGCGGTCTTCCCGTCTACATTGAGCAGAACGCTTACCTGGCCGCCGTATGGGGTAAATTTAAAGGCATTTGATAGCAGGTTAAACAATATCCTTTCTATCTTATCATGGTCAAAGCTGGTAAACAACGAATCAATCGTGGTATCGAAGACAAAATCAATCCCTTTTTCTTCGGCAATATCTGTAAATGACATGCTTATTTCGCTGATGAATTTCACAATATCGCCGGGCTTGCTATGCAATTTCAACTCCTGAACTTCCATCTTACGAAAATCAAGCAGCTGATTTACCAGGTTTAATAATCGCCTGGCATTCTTTCTTATCATGCCCAGTTGTTGTTTCTGTTCCAGGTCGGCACGGATAAGCATTTTATCAACCGGCGCCATGATCAGTGAAAGGGGCGTTCTGAATTCGTGGCTTACATTCGTTAAAAATTTAGTTTTCAGTTGGTCAAGCTCCTGCATACGCTTAACCTCCTTACGCTCCTGTTCGATTAGTAATTTTGCTTCCTGCTTTTCCTGTTCAGCCGTGAATTGTCTTTTTATTTTTTGTATACCGCGTTGCCGGATAAGCAAAAGGATGCCCAGAAACAGTACCACGTAAACAACATATGCAAAAGTTGATTTCCAAAATGGCGGCAATATTTTGATCCTTAACAAAATATAATTGGGATTCCAAGCGCCCCCGGAATTGGATGCCCGCACCTTAAATACATAATCCCCCCCATCCAGATTAGTATAATTAGCCTTTCGTGTCCTACTATCTGCATTTACCCAACCTTTATCAAATCCCTCCAGCATATACTGATATTTTACTTTACCGGGGTTGAAAAAATCCAGGGCGGCAAATTCTATCGAGAAAATATTTTCGCTGTGATTAAGTATGATATTGTTAGTTAACGATATTACTTTTGATAGCACTACGTGCCCGTTAATAGCCTCATTGGCTGATACGCTTTTATTGAATAGCTGAAAATCGGTAAATATTAATTGTAGCTTATTAACATTGGGTTCTAAATTTTTAGGGTCAAAAATATTAAAACCGTCAACACCTCCAAATATCAATTCGCCGCTGTGTGTTTTCAAAGCAGAGTTCATATTAAATTCACGGCCTTGCAAGCCATCCGTTTCGTCAAAATTTTCGAACCGGAAGTTAAAACCAGTCGCCTTTGGTGTTAAGGTAACATGGCTCAACCCATTTGAGGTGCTTACCCACATCGTTCCTTTATTATCTTCCAGCGTATTCGATATTGAATTCGCCGGGAGCCCATTTTTTTTTGTGAGCGATGTAAAAGTATTTGTATTGGGATTGAAAACGCTTAACCCACTTGCCGTTGATATCCATATCAAACCACGGCTATCCTCATTGATATTGTTTACCATGTTGTCAAGTAAACTATTGGTATTACTACCATTTGAGTTGTAGTGAGTTACTCCTTTGCCATTTTTCAATATTACATCAATACCCAAATATCCTCCGGTCCATATGTTGCCCCGCTTATCCTCAAACATGGTTATTATCATGGGTGACTTTATTTCACCCTGTTTAAAAGGGTGGTAAAATATGTTTTTGGATCTGTCGAAAATTTCAAGTCCGCTTGCAAACGTCCCTATCCATAAACGGTGCGACGAATCTTCCAAAATGCTCCATACCTTGTCTTCGGCAATACTGTTGGCTAATTTATCATCATGTTTGTAATGGGTAAATGTGGTTCCGTCAAAACAATCCAACCCGCCAAAATAGGTACCTATCCATAATTTTTGATCATGATCAACACATAGGTCAACAATAATGTCACTACTCAAACTATTTGCGTTTCCCGGGTCGTGCTTATATTGGGTAAACTTGCCTGTTTTGCGGTTAAAATAAATCAGGCCGCCACCATTGGTGCCAATCCACAAGTTTCCCTGTTTGTCTTCTATAAATTTGTAAACATCGTTAAAACTTAAACTACCCGGGTCTGAGGCAAAATGCCTGTACAGAGGAAACCTAATGATGTTTTTATGATAATAACTTATCCCCTTTTTGAAGGTACCGGCCCATATAATACCTGAAACATCCTTGTAGAGTATCGCACTGTTCTGTTTTAATGATGTGGGGTCATCTTCGCGGTTAAGCAGGTAGGTGATTTTAAAGTTCTTTTTGTCCAGTATATTTATACCACCATGGTCAATGGCAATCCATATCAAGCCATCATTGGCCTGAATAATACTGCTAATGGCATTCCCTTTTAACTTTGCCCCGGCCGATTCCCTATCGATATGCCGCAAAATGCCCGTTGAAGGTTTATAGTAAAATACACCATACCCACCGTATGGTGCATAAAACCACAAATCATTATCGCTATCGACCGTTAAAGAGTAGGCCCCGTTTTTATTATTGGTTGCCTTATTAAAAACATCCGTGCGGTAGCCAATTTTGTTGAGCTTAACATCAAACATCTCTACCATGCCCTCGCTGTAAACAATCCATACATTGCCCTTCGCATCAGTGGTAATATCGGCAATGGAATTTGCGTATAACGATGGCATGGAATTAACACTATGATAATAGCGTTTGGTTTGCCTGGTTATAGCATTGTATCTGTAAATACCATCGGGGAATAAGAACCAAAAATCGGCAGGGCCCGACCGCACTATTTTAGAAACATTGGAAGAAGCGGGGAGTTTTAAAGAACGGAGCAACGGCTGCATATCACTGCTAAATTGCTCTGTTTCGGGATCGTAAAAACAAAAACCGCTGCGGCTAAATATCCACAACTTTTTATTAGGGCCTTCAAAAATTTTGTCTACATAATCATTATTAACAGACGTTTTACTATTTACATCATGCTTAAATACTTTAAATGTGTAACCATCATAGCGGTTGAGGCCAGCTGCAGTGCCAAACCACATAAAGCCCTTCGAATCTTTAAAAATGCAATTAACCTGGTTGTGCGATAAGCCATCGCTAATATCGAGGTGCGAAAACCGGTACTGGCTGCTTTGCCCAAAAACATTTATACATCCAAAAATTAATGTAACTAAAAGGAAAAAATAATATTTTACGCGTATGGAGATCATTATCGAAAGCCCAAAATCAACAGATTAACTTCTATAAAGTTAGTACACTAAGGTAGCACAAATGTTGTATAATAAGCGGACATGTGTCAACTTTTGCGTCGATTTTCAATGGACGGGTTATTAAAATAAAAATGCGTCCGTATCTCACCTCGGACGCATTGACCAGCCTTTTTTCAATTACAATCACAATATTATTATGATCTCTTAAAAAATGCGCCCGTATCGCACCCCGGACGCATTGACCTGTCTTTCTTCAACTAAATCACAGCTATTATTGTGATGTCTTTAATTTTTTGAACTGGGTTAACAGCGATTTTTAAACACATTGCATAAATGGATTTGTACCCGTTTATGCTTTATATTTTCACAAACGCCCACTGCTGATTTTTGGCACCGGTGTAGTCCGATTGATCAACCGCGGTGCCATTTCTGAGTGAAGTTGCTGTTGAAGATGAAACAACTTCGAGGGCTTTCCCACTATTTACATTTATAATTTTGTAGTATCCATTATCAGTTGCCTGAAGTATCCAATTTTGATTATTACCGCCTGTACCTGTGTAAGCCCATATATCGGCAATACCTCCGTTAGCGCCAGACCAATTATATATCTCCAGACACTTCCCGCTTGTATGCATAGGCGTTAACAAATAGTGGCCGCCGCTCCCGGCTTGCACTTTAAATTGTTGGTTTTGTCCGCCCAAATAATCCCATTGATCTGCTGTTGCTCCGTTAGCACTTGCCCAGCCGCCAATCTCCAAGGCTTTAAAACTAAACCTGTTAACTATCTGATACACGCTTCCAACCTGAATTGCAGAGGAGGTGGCGGTCTGTGCTCCTTGCACAAGTGCGGCTAACTGCTGTTGATCTTTTACAGCGTACGTCGACCTGTCAATGATCGAACCGGTGTCCCAAAGAAACGGGAGCAGTCCGTTTGCCAACGCCTGATGGGTAAGGTAATTATACCAATACGCCCTTGAAGCAATATGGAGATCATATGCATCTCCGGTAAGCGAGCGGCGCCCCGCTGCGAATTCTCCCAATACAACCGGGATGCCATGGTCAACAAACTTCGTTTTCATCGATTGGAAATATCCGTTCAGGTCAGCCTCTTCGCCATAGGTGGCATTGCGCGTAGGATCGGTGGTAGAGTGATATCCTGAACCCCAATAATAAAACATATTGCCCCATGACGCGTCGCCGTCCATCAAACAGAAATTGTAAGGTGTGTAGTAATGTACTTCAACCATCATACGATTTGACGCCGGATCTGAAGGAAGGGTGTTCATCAGGTTGTTTGTTTTTGTAATATCGGTATCGGGTCCCTGGATAACCAACGTCCTGTAACTGTTACGTCCACCGGTTGATCTGACCGCATTGATAAAAGTTTGATGATAAGAAATCAGAACACCCATCTCTGTGGCATCTGCAACACCAGGTTCATTAGTACTTGCAAAAAGCAGATGTTCATCAAAGCCACGCAATTGTGTTGCAATTTGTTCCCAAAGGGCCTTTTGTTTAGCGTTGACGGCGGGTTGCTTAGCCACTGTACAATTTTGCTGTAACCATCCTCCGTCCCAATGAATATTTAATATTACATACAAACCGTCGTTAACGCAGTATTGCACAACCTGCTGCACACGACTTAACCATGCTGGATCAACTTTTTCGGTCGCGGTATCAATTATATGTGAATAGTCCCATTGGCAAGGAATCCGGATTGCAGTAAAGCCACTCTGCTTAACCTTGTCTACAAATGCCTGGGTGATCATCGGGGCTCCCCACCCCTGTTCACTATTGGGGGCTTCCATTGTGTTGCCTATATTAAATCCTAACTGGATTCTTGAGGCGATCTGAACCGCCGTACTGCTTACCCCGGTTTGATCGGGCGACAATGGCGAAATGTTGTAACTCGGATAACTGGTAGCAGTCAACGTCTTTTTACTGGTTTTGACAAATGGCGTAACTGCCGAACCGGGAGTTTCCTGCTTGTGGCATCCCGACGCCACCAGAATGATGGCGATGCCGAAAAAATAGTTTAGTGTTCTCATATTTAATGTAAAATTGGTTTCTTGTAAAAAGCGATAAAAATGAAATGCGCGTAGGCTATTGTGGATGTAACAGATCCATTTAGCCGCCTGATTACATGATCATCAAATGCATAAAACTATATTGCCGATACTTGAATTAGATATATAATTTAATTGGTAATTAGTTTTATTTGTTCCCGGCCATAAAAATGATAGCGGATAATATCGCCTTCGTTTCAATAACAGCACCTTCGTTCCATATCCGAAAAAAAAATAGTTGTCATTACTTTGAAAACGCGCTCAGGTTTATTGATCGGGCAGCCAAAAATATAGACCGAAAAAATGGATGAAGGGGTACAAAAGTGAATAAATAGGGCACGAAATGTTCAAATTGACAAATTTCCCGTGCCTGAGGTGATTGCGGGATACCTGATTGTGGCATTTTTAATATTACAGGCAAATGCACAGGTACAAATATTGACAACCTTAAACAAAAGAGCTCAGATAAGGGTTAATGCAGCCAAAAGTCTATAATAAGATTGTTCAATCCACCAAAACAGATTAGTCTTGCTTTTTGATACTTGCCTCAATAAACTTATACTTATATAGTATATTTGGCCTTCAATCAGTTATAACGTTTCTCCTGCAAAGAGTATATGGAATTGGCCCAATACATGAATACCAAAATAAAACTTACTGCAGAAGAAAGCAGTACCATTGATGCAGCCTTCAAACGGGAGTTTTACCCTAAAGGGACAACGTTGACTGATCCGGGAAACCGTTCTCAAAAAGTCCACTTTATTGAAAAGGGAATGATCCGTACATTTTATAACAAAGACGGAAAAGATATCACCCATTTCTTTTTTGACGAAAATACCTTTACAATGTCGCTGGAGAGTATTTACTTTAACAAAACCGACCCATATGGCAGGGAGGTTCTTGAAGAAACAACATTACGTACCATTCAGTTCAGGGAATTTGAAACTTTATTTAACGAAATCGACGCATTTAAAAGATTTGCTTTTATGGCATCGGTAGAGACAATAAAACGATTTTCGGACAAACTTTTTTCACTACAGTTCCAAACTGCAGAGCAACGGTATAAGTCTATGATAGACAATTATCCCAATATTTTATTGAGGGTGCCGCTTGGACATATCGCCTCATATTTAGGGATTACCCAACAAACCCTAAGCGTTATAAGGGCCCAGAAATGATTTCCTTCATAAATGGCGCTTGTAAAAATTCAGGATAAGGTTGCATTTCAGAACGTTTTTGAACAATAACATATCCTTTAAAAAAACCTAACGCCATCCTGTCGTGGTGTTCTTCCATTTCTCCATTCGCGTTTATTTTTCATCTTATTTAGTTATTCCACTCATCCGGGTATTAAGTCGTGCTTTATCCAACTCATTCGCGCATTTGAAGCATATTAAGGGTCGTGCAATTAATTTGCTCACACTTTTCACTTTTTAAGATATCTTAAAAGCAGCCTCACTCCTCTTGCCTTCCTTTGCATTATAAATTTTCGCTAATGCAAAGAGATATCGAAGGAATGGGGATCCATTACATATTTATAACGGACGATCTTGGGATTGCATCCGTCTTTCCAGCCATAAAGTTCAAATTGACTGACCTAAAATGCCGACAGGTTTCCCTGCTCTATTTTTCTGTAAACAAACAACACATATTCCAAAAAGAGCTGCAAATACTTGAGAGGCGTTTTCTCACCCAACTCTACGTAAGCTACATCTCAAAAGAAATTGAAGCCGCAACGGTATTTCCAAACGTGGAGATTGAAGCGGTTTTGAATGCAAACACAATGCCACACATGAATTTCATTCTTTCGGGCAACACAGAATTTATTGAGAAAGTAAAAAGCATACTGCATTTTTTTGATATAAACGAAATACAAATACAAATACAATTTTTCACCGAATAATAAAATATACAATATGAAAAGATATAAAAAACTAACACAAGTTCTATTTTCCCCAGCTGTCGCTTCCTTGTTTTTGCTTCCGGGCTGCAAACCGGCAGATAAACATGGCGCTGATAACCCGCCTGTAGGTTTTGCAGTAAAAACCGAGGTGGTACATGCTGATATTATTGCCAAAGAAGTATCTGTAAGCGGGAATATTGAAGGCAGCACCACCGTGAAACTTGGGTTCCTGGTACCCGGC
The genomic region above belongs to Mucilaginibacter sp. KACC 22773 and contains:
- a CDS encoding Crp/Fnr family transcriptional regulator, which codes for MNTKIKLTAEESSTIDAAFKREFYPKGTTLTDPGNRSQKVHFIEKGMIRTFYNKDGKDITHFFFDENTFTMSLESIYFNKTDPYGREVLEETTLRTIQFREFETLFNEIDAFKRFAFMASVETIKRFSDKLFSLQFQTAEQRYKSMIDNYPNILLRVPLGHIASYLGITQQTLSVIRAQK
- a CDS encoding cellulase family glycosylhydrolase, which produces MRTLNYFFGIAIILVASGCHKQETPGSAVTPFVKTSKKTLTATSYPSYNISPLSPDQTGVSSTAVQIASRIQLGFNIGNTMEAPNSEQGWGAPMITQAFVDKVKQSGFTAIRIPCQWDYSHIIDTATEKVDPAWLSRVQQVVQYCVNDGLYVILNIHWDGGWLQQNCTVAKQPAVNAKQKALWEQIATQLRGFDEHLLFASTNEPGVADATEMGVLISYHQTFINAVRSTGGRNSYRTLVIQGPDTDITKTNNLMNTLPSDPASNRMMVEVHYYTPYNFCLMDGDASWGNMFYYWGSGYHSTTDPTRNATYGEEADLNGYFQSMKTKFVDHGIPVVLGEFAAGRRSLTGDAYDLHIASRAYWYNYLTHQALANGLLPFLWDTGSIIDRSTYAVKDQQQLAALVQGAQTATSSAIQVGSVYQIVNRFSFKALEIGGWASANGATADQWDYLGGQNQQFKVQAGSGGHYLLTPMHTSGKCLEIYNWSGANGGIADIWAYTGTGGNNQNWILQATDNGYYKIINVNSGKALEVVSSSTATSLRNGTAVDQSDYTGAKNQQWAFVKI
- a CDS encoding hybrid sensor histidine kinase/response regulator transcription factor; this translates as MISIRVKYYFFLLVTLIFGCINVFGQSSQYRFSHLDISDGLSHNQVNCIFKDSKGFMWFGTAAGLNRYDGYTFKVFKHDVNSKTSVNNDYVDKIFEGPNKKLWIFSRSGFCFYDPETEQFSSDMQPLLRSLKLPASSNVSKIVRSGPADFWFLFPDGIYRYNAITRQTKRYYHSVNSMPSLYANSIADITTDAKGNVWIVYSEGMVEMFDVKLNKIGYRTDVFNKATNNKNGAYSLTVDSDNDLWFYAPYGGYGVFYYKPSTGILRHIDRESAGAKLKGNAISSIIQANDGLIWIAIDHGGINILDKKNFKITYLLNREDDPTSLKQNSAILYKDVSGIIWAGTFKKGISYYHKNIIRFPLYRHFASDPGSLSFNDVYKFIEDKQGNLWIGTNGGGLIYFNRKTGKFTQYKHDPGNANSLSSDIIVDLCVDHDQKLWIGTYFGGLDCFDGTTFTHYKHDDKLANSIAEDKVWSILEDSSHRLWIGTFASGLEIFDRSKNIFYHPFKQGEIKSPMIITMFEDKRGNIWTGGYLGIDVILKNGKGVTHYNSNGSNTNSLLDNMVNNINEDSRGLIWISTASGLSVFNPNTNTFTSLTKKNGLPANSISNTLEDNKGTMWVSTSNGLSHVTLTPKATGFNFRFENFDETDGLQGREFNMNSALKTHSGELIFGGVDGFNIFDPKNLEPNVNKLQLIFTDFQLFNKSVSANEAINGHVVLSKVISLTNNIILNHSENIFSIEFAALDFFNPGKVKYQYMLEGFDKGWVNADSRTRKANYTNLDGGDYVFKVRASNSGGAWNPNYILLRIKILPPFWKSTFAYVVYVVLFLGILLLIRQRGIQKIKRQFTAEQEKQEAKLLIEQERKEVKRMQELDQLKTKFLTNVSHEFRTPLSLIMAPVDKMLIRADLEQKQQLGMIRKNARRLLNLVNQLLDFRKMEVQELKLHSKPGDIVKFISEISMSFTDIAEEKGIDFVFDTTIDSLFTSFDHDKIERILFNLLSNAFKFTPYGGQVSVLLNVDGKTADAPLEIKVIDTGIGIPLEKQGKIFERFFQHDIPGSMINQGSGIGLAITHEFVKMHGGEITVESVPDHGSCFIIKLPFVIYAGLETDIVAGDEADIENPGEDSHNEIKTVPKQQRANKMPVVLLVEDNDDFRFYLKDNLKDIFFLIEASNGREGWQKALSQHPDIIVSDISMPEMTGIELCKKLKNDKRTSHIPVVLLTALTGDEEQIKGLEIGANDYMTKPFNFEILLSKIKNILTLRDTYKRTYKKQMDVQLQETPLQNEDEKLLRCIVEYIELNILNESLSVEELSRKMNMSRGSLYNKVLMLTGKSPVEFIRSIRLKKAVYLLENSQMTISQICYEVGFNTPKYFTKLFKDEYKTLPSAYINSVRQKKLSQTEEE